From Manihot esculenta cultivar AM560-2 chromosome 18, M.esculenta_v8, whole genome shotgun sequence:
CTGCAACTCTCTGCATCTCCCATCCAGAAAAACCACGCATAATCCACCAGAAAAAGGAGAAATTACGTTTCAGGTTTCTAAGCAAATacacgaagaagaagaagaagaagaagaagcgtGAGCAGTGTTGATCAGTGGAGAAGCATAGCTCACGTGAATCAGTTAGTTTTAAGTACTAAACGACAGAAAATTAGAGTATCGTTGCATGGACAGAAAATGAAGAAGGCGCCTATTTTTGCTTCCTCACCATTTTTGTTTTCCCTCTCCTCtccttttataaaatataaaagggaTTATTAATTTGAGGAGGACGTTAAATAATGGCGCAATGCGCACCCATATGTGCGTATCTACGTGGATTTTTTTATCGGGGTATCTACGTGGATTCTATCAATGCTTTCTTGCATTGCTTATCTCACCGGCTTGATTCGTTAAGTGGTTTTAATatccaaatatttaattaattaattaattacaataaTCCACCTTCGTAAAGTGCAATTGAGATTTGAGGGACTCATCCCACTCTGGCCAATGGTCGTCTCATTTTCCACCCTAGCTACCGTGTAAATACATGTAAGCAAGAGTACATAATAAATGAAAAggcttattataaaaattaaaataacataaatatttttatgatattattattgataGTTTCTATGGAGTGTTGGGAATTATCAAATGTAATGCTAcattattagaaataaaaaaataaattttatgaaagtGAGTGTCTAACGAATTGTAATCCTTTTTAATGAATAATCACaagtaaaattaaagtatatgtGAAGCTCCTTATCTTGGAGGAGGATAACGTGACATCAAATTATTTCTCTAGCACTGAAGATAGTCATCGCTCTTCGCTTTTCATAGAACAAGTTAGGGGACCACCAACTCCTGTTGCGACGATTCTGGCAAACTTAAATTTAATGTCTGAGATGGCGGGACCAACGTGTATCGCTAAatgaaataaaaggaaaaaaaattaatcacacatatttaattattttaaatatttttttaaataaaaattaaaagttaaaattgaaaatctcttatatttatttgaatatatttactatcatactaataataaatttgtgaatataattattttgaacattttaaatgtttaaagtacaaaattaatatattttttgttaatttgtgaatatcataaattaaaattaaatgaattttgccTGTTTATTTTGTACGAGACACTGATGTTGAACTcttacaaattaattaaaatttataagtccTGATTAAGtagattagattttaaaaaatttaaaggggAAAATGCGCGCTTAACATTTAtgaaaaaatgttaaaataatttcaatatttaaagtATTGTtgaggttttaaattttattattaataaaagcaTATCATTTTACAAATTAGGATCCATATAAGTTTCTATAAATGCagtttttaatcaaattaaaattaataaaataaacttttagAACGGGCATGGGCATCATATGGTTGACCAAAAGGTAGGGTCCATTAGGCATGTAAAATCTACAAGGCAAAGGAAGGGAAGGCCATTGGCGTCGGAAACGAAAGGTGGTGAACTGCCGAGGTTTGGTTGGAGAGGGCAAAGCCAACAAATGCAATTCACACGTAGACTCATCATAGAGCTGATGAAAAGTACATGATGATGATGAATGGGGATAAAACAGAAAAAGATGCTTCAACCACTCCTCCACTTGATTGTGACTCCTCAAACCATTTCTACAGATTCTTAGGGCCGACATTGAGACCAGGGCGGTCCAAAAACACTGATTAGATTGCAGTGTTTGTACATTCACCCGCAACCTCTAACTTTCCCATCACGCTCTTCAATCTTAACGTGCATTTCATCATTACGCACAATAAAATATAGCAACTTATTctgttatattatattattttatatacttttattatattatggtttttaattacaatggattttatattttttctcaaaGTTAAAAGAATAACCAGTGAAAATTAAAAAGAGAAGATGAAAACTCTACAATCGAATCTCATTGTCACCGTCATAGTCAAGAAGAAAGACCCTTAGACAATGAAGTTGCACGAATAAAGATTGTTTAAGCACAATGAGGCCACCACCACATCCATCATTGAAGAGAAAAGAGACCTCATAAGCATCATTCCAGAGACAACCTCTTACAACCAAAAACAACTAAACAAATAATAACTATAAAACactaaaaaaaaagatagaagACAATATAAACCATCTCATAATAAAATCTCTCTTGCTAAAGACTAAcacacaaaataaattatatacacTCTCATTTGAAATGACAgagaaaagaaatttattttatgtaagaGGAGCGAGTTATCACATCTGATCATAAGGGCATAAATGACCATTAATTTAATGGTAATAGATATTTGttgtttcaaaaaaaataaagaaatttttttataagaaattaaaaaagaaaaatccattgtaattaataattgaaatataattatatatatataaggtaTATTAAATGACTTTTTCATATAATTAGTAAacacaataaataaaaataaaatatattaatgattattATCATGATTATAGGAAATCAATTTTTGCATGAGCATAGGagatttattttgaaatattatatttctctaTTTGTTCTTTGATTGTAAatgaatagaaattaaatacgGACAGGGTTAGGTGGCTTGATGGAAAACTAATCAAAATTACAAAGAGAAAAAAGATCTCAAAAACTAGAAATCGAAACCTTGCGGCTCTGATAGCAGAAAGATTACAgataataatgaaaaaattgtatatttttattatatatatttttacatagatattatatctatatatattgaAGAGTATGAgctaattatgataaaaataataatcgttataattatatttaaaatatgtaaagattaattttctataattatgctaacaattattttattaaaaataaaaaataaaattatttaaactctCATTTAAGTCTTTACCGCTTTAAATCAGTTtaaatttgtgatgaattgttATATTGTTATGATTTGGGTATGTTACGGTACATGGTGGTGTGGTGGTTGGTGTTATATGTAGAAAAAAAAGTTAGTATACAAATTTTAAGttgcaataaataaaatttatctaaattttcttataataattataaaagaagacttttaaggttttcatataccattaaataattatttaaacaaaTCAGGCCATGATATTAGATTCCTTTTTAGTATAATCTTTCTTATGGGTGAAACTTTTATTAAGTACTAATTTTTTATGTTAGATTATGATGTATAGGATTAATTAtagttttttctaaaaatttccTATCATGTTGAAGAATGTGAATGATAGATTTATAAATtatgtattataaaattatagataGATTATggattttactttatttttattttagatgtGACATATTATAATTCtcaataaattaaagttaattagtttatgttttataatttttttacaaatcaatttaaaataaaaatcagtgTTTTTTCAAGAAGTATTTAACGTTCCATTTTTCAGTTTTATAAGGGGAAAggtactgtttttttttttaaattttcaatgttttaatcaatttttatacaaatcaatttaaaagaaaaacatttttttaatttattttttaaaacatattaatgttacattgcatattaaaattattattttaatattttattattgatcttttgaaaatattatcaactttttcaaatatatatatttgttagttaatttttaaaataaattgatatttaatttttcatagaagtaaatattttaattattttataaaattttattttgaattaaagttTAATATAAGTATAActaaaaatgtaatttatataaagtttaaaaataaaaattttaatcaaactAAATCCAATCATCGGATCTCAAATACACTCAATTCCTAATATAGATTATGCtaagtgaaaaaaaattaaaaaaaaaaaaacttttcgtCCTCGCCAACAGATTTAGAAACcacagtttttttcttttttttttttttggaaaaatcgGAGAAAATATTATTAGTAATTGAGATTTGAACTCATGTGAGGAAGTAAAGTAGGcttatttggaaaaaaaataagTCATATTTGTGTTGCTGATTTTGGTACctaatttattagataaaagtcCAAACCCAAGACTTTGATACGTAAATGTTAATCAACTAACTACTTTGATTTGAATAAGAAATCAGAGTtagcttcaattttttttttttaaaaaaagaaataaatcagAGCGTTTCCAGAGGATTAGACTAGTACTTTTCAAGAATCGAATTGACAATGAAGGCTTAAAAAGTGATACGGGAAGGACACGGTTCTCTAGTATGATCCTGCAGTTCCTGCCGTTGGATCAAAGCCATGATCAGATTATAGAGAGAATCAGGGCCTTTGTAGACACCTTTCCGGTCTCCATTTCCGCTTAGATGTAACATCCACGCTCAAAGTATCACCAATCCTCCTAACCAATGATTATATTTTAAACGTTTTTTCCCATAAAAGTTGTGCTGATTCTCTCGGGCTCAAAAGATAACTCAATAATTCACCTACTTTCGCTTCACCAATTTGTGGTGCAGTGGCATATACTTGGAAAAATATCTCCATATATGCCCTGCAAACTTGCAGTATCTTTCTACTCGCACCCTTCGAATAAAAGATCTCCCTGTCTTCTATCTTCCAATTCATCACTCTTTCGATGGGGTCGAGTCCCAAGAACCTCCACTCTATTCTGGGTGCAGCAGGAGTCAAGGATAAGAGAGTTTCCATCCTGCCTAAAGATGGTTTAACAAATTTCACGCAATCCATCATTTTCAAGAAGCAACAAACCAACGAACCCTTTTACGTACTTGATTTAGGAGTAGTCGCTGCCCTCATGGACAAATGGACCCGTACCCTACCCATGGTTCGACCCTTCTACGCCGTCAAATGCAACCCCGACCCAGCTCTCACGGGCACACTTGCAGCTCTTGGCTCCAACTTTGATTGTGCAAGTCGAGTTGAGATTGAATCCATCTTATCCCTTGGAGTTGCTCCAGAGCGAATCATTTATGCAAATCCTTGCAAAGCAGAGTCCCACATCAAATATGCTGCTAGTGTTGGGGTTAATCTAACAACTTTTGACTCGAAAGAGGAACTAGAAAAGATCAGAAAATGCCATCCGCAATGTGCTTTGTTGATCCGAGTTAAAGCTCCAGATGATGGTGGAGCTCGCTGCCCATTAGGACCCAAGTTCGGTGCCCTTCCTGAAGAAGTCACGCCTCTTCTCCAAGCTGCAAAAGTTGCGCGTCTCAAAGTGGTTGGAGTTTCTTTTCACATAGGAAGCGGTGCCACTCATTCTCGCGCATATAGAGGAGCCATAGCAGCGGCAAAAACTGTATTTGAAGCCGCAACTCGACTTGGCATGCCAAAAATGAATGTGCTGAATATCGGCGGCGGTTTCACAGCCGGTTCACAATTTGACGAAGCGGCGATAGTAATCAAATCAGCTCTTCAAGCTTATTTCCCAAACGAACCGGGTTTGACAATTATTTCAGAGCCTGGCCGGTTCTTTGCAGAATCGGCTTTCACGTTAGCCACGAACATAATCGGAAAGCGTGTTAGGGGAGAATTAAGAGAGTATTGGATTAACGACGGTATCTACGGTTCCATGAATTGTATCTTATACGATCATGCAACTATCACGTGCACGCCTCTCGCTTGCACTTCAAATCGCCTGAACCCAGCGTGCAAAGGATTGAGGACGTACAGCTCGACGGTTTTTGGTCCCACGTGCGATGCCCTAGACACGGTTTTGAAAGATCACCAGTTACCGGAACTGCAGGTGAACGATTGGCTGGTGTTCCCTTGCATGGGAGCATATACGGCGGCTGCTGGGTCCAACTTCAATGGATTTAACACTGGATCAATTCTTACCTACCTTGCTTACTCCAATCCAAGCTAAGCATATTACAAAGTTTTTTTTTCACAAGCAACCAATTATATATGCTCACAAAGAGTTATTGCAATGTTTCCTTTAACTATATAAAATGTAGAAGATGGATCTTAAAGGAAAAAAGGGCcagtaataataatttagtaataaattaataaaagtgaaaaaaagattatattaactacattttcttattttttatgtaaCAAACCTTATATTTAACaaatatttgattaattttaatttaataatattaaaaatcatatttaaaattttaaaaatagattttgagacctaactaaaattaaatcaataaaaaatccacaaaaaaaaagatttatttccatcatcttttcgcCAGTACAAATATTAATGTTCTTCGGGTTCTTCCCCATAATTTTTCCTTTGGGTTCCGAGTGAGGTCCATTTTAAATGTTTGTAGTAGAAAGGCCCATGGTATGTCGGCCCATCACTCGGAGCCCATTACCTCCTCCCCCAGGAGCGAGTCACCAAAGAGATGGTCAAGCGTCGTGTCCCTCTTCGTCACGAAAAATCGCCATGGAAACACTGAGCTCCTCTTCTGCCTTATATTCTCCAACCAGAATCCTTCGATTCCACACTTCTTCCAAAAGTGCGTTGCTTCACTGCCTTCTCTTTCACTCTAATTTCTATCctttattcttcatttttatttagCAGTATGATTCAGGGAATGAAATTTTGATCTTCGAACGATTCTAGCATCGTCCCCTTCTTCTGCAATCCCACCCTGTCCAAGGTGAGTTTCAAATTTCGTTTCGTTTTCTATTTTGCTATTTTGTAATTCAATTTCCATTTCAATTTGGTGGATTGGTGTTCTCCTCGGGATTTTCGGTAACAACGAGTATCAGGACGCGGCCCTGGTTATTGGTTCTGAGTGCTGCTTCTGTCAGAGGCTGGGCTACTGGTTCCGGCAGTTAAGATTTCTACTCTTGTAAATAATATGGAATGAAGTAGAAAACATaaagggaaaaaaagaaaactctTGGGAAATGCTACAATGGCATTGTGTTCTATACACCAAGATTGGCAGTAACTCAGAATTAGCCCGGAGTAATCAATTTAAGACTCTCAAAAGGCTCCTATAGTTTCTGAGTTTCATGCCACAGTATAAAATTATAGCCTACCCCTTAGCAATCAAAGTGATACCTTGTGAACTAGAAACAGGGGCCTCGACTTGCTATGTAGTTAATACATCGAGAATGTTTGTACGAACTCCAAGCACCTTTCCACCTACGTCCGGGAAATTCTCATGTCCAGGCAACGTGCTTAGTTTGCCGTTACTATCTACCTGCAAAGGGTATCTAAGGAGGTGCCCCTGCAATGGGGAAAACGTCTCCTCTGTGTATCTCCTCCAGTTATCCTCAGCAATCATGCTCACTTTCTTCACACAATCCAAAGTTTCAGGCTCTTCAAACAATCTATCAATGTACCCCAAGTGTTCTGCCCAAAGTGACATTCTGTATCCAAATACCTGGGGATACATCACAGTATCAGTTAACTCCTGTTCTGCTTCATTTGGCTAAAGCAAGCAGTGTATGAATATGTAAGAGCACAAACCTGGCCTCGTGGATGCCGCCCCTTATTGCCCCATGTGTGACTGGGCTGGTATGCACCCATTGCTATTTCAGTATCTCTTGAACCAGCCAAAGATCGTTGATTAATATTGGCTGAACCCAATATAACATATTCATCATCTACTATCATTCCCTTGGAATGTACATAAATCATAAAACGTCGATATTTTTGAGAGGCTGAATCCTGAAAATTGGTTATGGAAAAATTTTCTCAAACTTTAGGAAAGAAATGTTCAAATCAGCACATAAAGCCACTTTACTTTCCAAAGATTGCAACAGAAGTATCCCTTCCCTAATCGTTCATATTATCCAGCAAATCTAATTTATGCCTAGTAAGGAAACAGATGCAACTGCTAACTCTGTACAACATAGTCATAATGATGATCAAAACAAGAATCTGACATTATAGAGCTGATTTAGCAAAAAGTTACTAGTTCCGAGCTAGCTTTACACCAGCTCTATGGTGCCAGTAAGAAGTGACAGTAAATGCAAAGTTGAACCTACTGCAAGCAGATCACATAGACCTGAAATTCATAACCAACAAATTTTTAAGATTTAGACTATTAATTGGGAAATACTTTCCAAAATAGAATGATTACCATGTCTACTGAATTGGTACGTTTACCACTACCACTTGAATCTGACAAGGATGGTTCTTCCATATTACCAAGACAATAAAAGTTCAAGTAGTCTTGTGGATGTTGATCCTCAAGATCCATGGCTTTCAATTCTTTTGCTATGATTTCATACATCATTTGCATTGTTTGTCCCTATAAAAGCAAGAAATTGTCAGTTGCATGGCTAAGTACAGTTCCAAACAAACCTAGCAATTATTCGTGCCATGGAAATGAAACAAGCAGCCATAGTTCAAACACACTTAATTGACTGGCGCCTAACAAGATAAATTAACCACTGGAAAATGTCTTATTTAAGTATTTGCCTTTATcggtatatatataaaaaaattgttgCAGTCTAAAAGAAATGCAGCTGAAAAAATCTATTTTGCTTCTTCCTTTTTAGCTTTTATGCCTCAACTTATAATTACAAACTAAACACATATGTAGGGTTACCTGCCAAAAGAGAATTTCTTGCACAGAGACAGAAGTGGGAACACCCTCAGGCCACATTGGTATGACAACATAAACAGCAAATCTCTCCTTTGCTCTAATTTTACTGGTAATCTTCAATGCCAACTCCATAGGAATCAGATTATCAGCCCCTAACCATaccaaagaaaataaattgagGGAAAAAGAATCGCCTGATTACAAATCACTGAGGCGAATATGATGACGAAGTGTGCAACAGGTTTTAATAAGATAAGATTACAAGGGTGTTAAAAGTGCATTGTACAAACGGGTTCTCCTTTTAAAAAACCCAAGTACAACAGGTAAGGCAGAAGAGGTTAGCCGTCAAGTAAAAAATAAGTAATGTTGTCTAAAACCTGCTTCTTTGTAAGCTGGCCATGCATATGATGATCCAATGAAATATTGATTCTCGATATATATAAAGTGTTGGGCAGATCTGATAGCTTGAATATATGCTGTTTGGATACTCTTATCAATCACCAGATTTTTGGCACAAACAAGGTTCTGCAACAAAAATAGAGTACCATGAAATTGATCAATCAAGTGATGGTAAATATTACAATGGACAGGTCATTTCCTGAACTTTTCAACCTGAGACTCAGCTTGAAAAACATCTCTTGGAAACCCTTTCAAGGATCCTGAATCTATAGACCGGAAAACCTGTCAATTTGGGAAACAGTTAAGCTTACATAACAcaacatcataaaaaaatagaacGTTTACTCTGGGAAGTGCATACTAAATAACCTGAACATGCCAGCTTTCAGGATCATCTTTATCGGATACCCATAGTTGAGGATCATCATGTGGAATTGAGGGGCCAGGACTAAGTATCCATGAAATCCGGTCCAACTTTATTAAAGAATCATCATGCCAATGAGTTACCCTTTTAAAACGTCGTCCAAATTCTGACCATCTTGCGGCTTTTTTCCAACGCTGCTCAAAGTTTGTGAGAATATCATATGCAGCAGGTCCTTCAATTCTGCAATGCAAATCATGCCACGGTTCCCGAGGACACCTGATTCCTGCCTATCATTTAGAGAAATTGAGAAGAcagatattttattatatacgaACTGATGGTATGAAAACAGcacaattaaaatgaaaaagaaaattcatcaATGCATGAGAAGATAAACTCCTACTGAAAATATTGCAATCATGCGGTTAAAATTGGGCCTTTTCCCAATAACAAAGTGcgatagtatatatatatataaattgatttacATTACgatcttaataaaatttacaatttaatccatattttttaaaatttattattagttatGCTGCAAACTctaattttctcaatttttaatacacatcaaaatattttttaataattttatattaaatattttctcagTTACATAAACTCTAAAATCTTTAaaccttaattttttaatttgtaatttatatcaaaatatttataatagttttatattaaatattttcttcattAAGTAAATCTACTCTTAACctctaatttattattatttttatttatattaatatattttattgtaagtttatattaataattttttcaacacAATTAAGgcaacaattttttattttttttttaaatataaaagctaaattgtttataaaaatgaaattcaaATGGCTAAACTATTAtagttgaaaaataaattttaataaaataattattctgttaataaaataaaatttttttacaaattataataatattttattaaatatttttatcatattaatataaataatttaatttaagtgtttgtattttatttttattttatacattcatttattgtaatatatttaaaaaaattatataaattttaaaaaaataatttattgagttgtattaaatttacttattttaatAGATCTAAGGAAATATTTAATCCGAGACTATAATAAAATATCTTGATATAaataagatattaaaaaatttagaggTTAAAGATGTgagtgaaaaatatttaatataatactgttataaaatatattaatatatattaagatTTAAGAAAATTAAGATTATgggtttaaaatttatttacttttttataactaatagtaaattttagagaatatatattttattaataaaataaaaattgaaatatttattatttaaaaaatatagattaaattgtaagttttattaaaacttttaaGAATTAcaatgtaaatatatatatatatatatatacatcgcACATTGTATATGCAGTAAGGTATACTTTCTAAAGTACAGTAAACTTTAAATTCGCCTGATTTGGAAAGATCAGGTTTTAAATTCGTCCTGGtttggaaagaccaggtttaagaatttttttattttttttatctttactcACAAAGGAGCGAAGTAAATTGGACTATACTTAATTATCCATGAGAAATGCAATCTATTTAAATCTTTTAGGTTATAAAGGAATACTGAAGATCCTTAGGAAATTTATACTCACAGAAAATGTTGGGTTATGAAAATCATCCTGAAATACAGTGTCTAGATCCTGAAATAACCGATGTTCTGGTGTATCATAACGGCCATCGCAAAGATCAAGGCCTCCTATAAAAGCAGTTATCTTCCGATTATTTCCAGATGCTTGTGAATCCACAATCACACATTTCTGGTGATGCGTAAAGAGGGTCCCAACAACCTGAAAAGATGTCAAAATATATTTCAGCATGATTAGATAAGATTTCTCTATCTTTTCCACTAAGTTTACAGTTGCTAAAACTAGAATTATGTATATTGGGAATTCCAAATATCAAGACATTCTTGCTGTCAGGTTAGTGATTTTGTTAGTAATTTGCTAGTAATTATACTTTTTTAGGAAAATtatttagagagagagagagagagaggggattACAAGTTGAAATTTGACTCTTCTCCTGAACTACGCAGAGAAAAGGGAAGCTTTCATCCTCATTAAATTCATATTTAAGTTTCTTAGCTTTTTCTTACGagattatcaataaaatatcaGATAGCTAGAAATGAACACACGCACAAAAAGAAGATGCAACAGTAAGTGGAACACTGTATAAGCATGCCTGTTGCTTGAAAATGCTAAGCTTACTGCTGGCATAACGCGGCGATAACACACAATTAACAGAAGAATGCCTGAAAAACTTGCGTGTTTCTTCATCATGCGTTTGCATCACTCCGGTCTGCATTCCAAATCCCATTCAAAAGGGAAGAGTTAGAACACCTCATCTCAATAATTAAGCAACAATCTGCAACACTCAAAT
This genomic window contains:
- the LOC110606464 gene encoding ornithine decarboxylase — translated: MGSSPKNLHSILGAAGVKDKRVSILPKDGLTNFTQSIIFKKQQTNEPFYVLDLGVVAALMDKWTRTLPMVRPFYAVKCNPDPALTGTLAALGSNFDCASRVEIESILSLGVAPERIIYANPCKAESHIKYAASVGVNLTTFDSKEELEKIRKCHPQCALLIRVKAPDDGGARCPLGPKFGALPEEVTPLLQAAKVARLKVVGVSFHIGSGATHSRAYRGAIAAAKTVFEAATRLGMPKMNVLNIGGGFTAGSQFDEAAIVIKSALQAYFPNEPGLTIISEPGRFFAESAFTLATNIIGKRVRGELREYWINDGIYGSMNCILYDHATITCTPLACTSNRLNPACKGLRTYSSTVFGPTCDALDTVLKDHQLPELQVNDWLVFPCMGAYTAAAGSNFNGFNTGSILTYLAYSNPS
- the LOC110606403 gene encoding phospholipase D delta-like isoform X2, which produces MMAGESPASGMYLYGDLDLKIIEARRLPNMDVLTVRFRRCFATCDGCRETKIKRQQHQGKIVTSDPYVTVCLVGATVARTRVIPNTQNPFWNERFKIPLAHPASQVEFHVKNNDVFGADLIGVATVPVEKILTGEMISDWFPILGPYGKPPKADSAVRVEMKFMQCKENPLYQCGIATSPKDSGIQNCYFPVRHGGSVTLYQDAHAADSKLPDIELENGDLFKREQCWEDICHAILEAHHMVYVVGWSIYHKVKLVREPTKPLPSGGNLNLGDLLKYKSQEGVRVLMLVWDDKTSHSKFFINTTGVMQTHDEETRKFFRHSSVNCVLSPRYASSKLSIFKQQVVGTLFTHHQKCVIVDSQASGNNRKITAFIGGLDLCDGRYDTPEHRLFQDLDTVFQDDFHNPTFSAGIRCPREPWHDLHCRIEGPAAYDILTNFEQRWKKAARWSEFGRRFKRVTHWHDDSLIKLDRISWILSPGPSIPHDDPQLWVSDKDDPESWHVQVFRSIDSGSLKGFPRDVFQAESQNLVCAKNLVIDKSIQTAYIQAIRSAQHFIYIENQYFIGSSYAWPAYKEAGADNLIPMELALKITSKIRAKERFAVYVVIPMWPEGVPTSVSVQEILFWQGQTMQMMYEIIAKELKAMDLEDQHPQDYLNFYCLGNMEEPSLSDSSGSGKQNFSITNFQDSASQKYRRFMIYVHSKGMIVDDEYVILGSANINQRSLAGSRDTEIAMGAYQPSHTWGNKGRHPRGQVFGYRMSLWAEHLGYIDRLFEEPETLDCVKKVSMIAEDNWRRYTEETFSPLQGHLLRYPLQVDSNGKLSTLPGHENFPDVGGKVLGVRTNILDVLTT
- the LOC110606403 gene encoding phospholipase D delta-like isoform X1, which codes for MMAGESPASGMYLYGDLDLKIIEARRLPNMDVLTVRFRRCFATCDGCRETKIKRQQHQGKIVTSDPYVTVCLVGATVARTRVIPNTQNPFWNERFKIPLAHPASQVEFHVKNNDVFGADLIGVATVPVEKILTGEMISDWFPILGPYGKPPKADSAVRVEMKFMQCKENPLYQCGIATSPKDSGIQNCYFPVRHGGSVTLYQDAHAADSKLPDIELENGDLFKREQCWEDICHAILEAHHMVYVVGWSIYHKVKLVREPTKPLPSGGNLNLGDLLKYKSQEGVRVLMLVWDDKTSHSKFFINTTGVMQTHDEETRKFFRHSSVNCVLSPRYASSKLSIFKQQVVGTLFTHHQKCVIVDSQASGNNRKITAFIGGLDLCDGRYDTPEHRLFQDLDTVFQDDFHNPTFSAGIRCPREPWHDLHCRIEGPAAYDILTNFEQRWKKAARWSEFGRRFKRVTHWHDDSLIKLDRISWILSPGPSIPHDDPQLWVSDKDDPESWHVQVFRSIDSGSLKGFPRDVFQAESQNLVCAKNLVIDKSIQTAYIQAIRSAQHFIYIENQYFIGSSYAWPAYKEAGADNLIPMELALKITSKIRAKERFAVYVVIPMWPEGVPTSVSVQEILFWQGQTMQMMYEIIAKELKAMDLEDQHPQDYLNFYCLGNMEEPSLSDSSGSGKRTNSVDMDSASQKYRRFMIYVHSKGMIVDDEYVILGSANINQRSLAGSRDTEIAMGAYQPSHTWGNKGRHPRGQVFGYRMSLWAEHLGYIDRLFEEPETLDCVKKVSMIAEDNWRRYTEETFSPLQGHLLRYPLQVDSNGKLSTLPGHENFPDVGGKVLGVRTNILDVLTT